A DNA window from Nitratidesulfovibrio sp. contains the following coding sequences:
- a CDS encoding DUF3179 domain-containing protein, translated as MRQRMQPHGAIFPPYRAGLIGRIDLIGRIGLIAACLAALLCLAVPAAAGPRTDDDLKQLAGQLLETGVKPDAIPALYRPEYTTTISAALSLEDPEPVFVVRLPDGPRIYPQRIMVWHEVINEVVGDATFCITYSPLTGVLAAYKGQAGRFMTTFGVDGRLLHNNTVLFDRASGSLWSQLLGIAIDGPLRGKVLQRIPAWWTTWGLARAALPDARVLATPTAIRRSYGKDPYGSYLLPGTYYDDDRIMHPVPKLDRRMKPKTPILGMDMQGQQLAIDVPAVRKDGVANIDQGPTPLLAVVDRRLDVIRVYDRTVWGKPATFALKKGSSNRLVDTESGSEWSIDGKAEAGPMKGAVLNELIPVNAMWFAWSSFHPATLVVPVNDAWPAPVQPKPQLNLPGLAPFQ; from the coding sequence ATGCGGCAACGGATGCAACCACACGGCGCCATCTTTCCGCCATACCGCGCCGGGCTGATCGGACGAATCGACCTGATCGGGCGAATCGGCCTGATTGCGGCCTGCCTTGCCGCCCTGTTGTGCCTTGCGGTGCCCGCCGCCGCCGGTCCGCGCACCGACGACGACCTGAAGCAACTGGCCGGGCAACTGCTGGAAACCGGGGTCAAGCCGGACGCCATTCCCGCCCTGTACCGCCCGGAATACACCACCACCATCAGCGCCGCCCTCAGCCTGGAGGACCCGGAGCCGGTCTTCGTGGTGCGCCTGCCCGACGGCCCGCGCATCTACCCCCAGCGCATCATGGTCTGGCACGAGGTCATCAACGAAGTTGTGGGCGACGCCACCTTCTGCATCACCTACAGCCCGCTCACCGGCGTGCTGGCCGCGTACAAGGGCCAGGCGGGCCGGTTCATGACCACCTTCGGCGTGGATGGGCGCCTGCTGCACAACAACACCGTGCTGTTCGACAGGGCCAGCGGCAGCCTGTGGTCGCAACTGCTGGGCATTGCCATCGACGGTCCCCTGCGCGGCAAGGTGCTGCAACGCATTCCCGCCTGGTGGACCACCTGGGGGCTGGCGCGCGCCGCCCTGCCCGATGCCAGGGTGCTGGCCACCCCCACGGCCATCCGCCGTTCGTACGGCAAGGATCCCTACGGCTCGTACCTGCTGCCCGGCACCTATTACGACGACGACCGCATCATGCACCCCGTGCCCAAGCTGGACAGGCGCATGAAACCCAAGACGCCCATCCTCGGCATGGACATGCAGGGCCAGCAACTGGCCATCGACGTGCCCGCCGTGCGCAAGGACGGCGTGGCCAACATCGACCAGGGCCCCACGCCGCTGCTGGCCGTGGTGGACAGGCGGCTGGACGTGATCCGGGTGTACGACCGCACGGTGTGGGGCAAACCCGCCACCTTCGCGCTGAAGAAAGGCAGTTCCAACCGACTGGTGGACACCGAGAGCGGCAGCGAATGGTCCATCGACGGCAAGGCCGAGGCCGGCCCCATGAAGGGCGCCGTGCTGAACGAGTTGATACCCGTCAACGCCATGTGGTTCGCCTGGTCCAGCTTTCACCCGGCAACACTGGTGGTGCCGGTCAACGATGCCTGGCCCGCGCCGGTCCAGCCCAAGCCCCAGTTGAACCTGCCGGGGCTGGCCCCGTTCCAGTGA
- a CDS encoding efflux RND transporter periplasmic adaptor subunit, which produces MLFGITLPLAGCGESPPVASAPRTVQAETVVLAAREAVTCRAFAATVRARRVVTLAAKGAGAVGAVYAEEGALLAPGAPILQVDDTELAERVAATRSERQAAERQRDAAAARLAYAAANLVRTTELVRTGGVSRDDFDRAIAEHGALREETAALEGRIVALRHQERELEATRGYSRLTSPVRGVLARRLADAGTFVAAGQALAQVDDLSGPVDLVAAVDEGLLPLVRQDQPVLVEVPALTSVPVPAPAAGSPQLSAPPQSVRDARVAAVVTSVDAATRTFTLKAQLPQDMVRAGARTGMFGRVLLSTGHASRLLLPAAAVVRRGDLDVVFVADAGGVLRLRPVRLGQRWHGLERTDGLWLLPLPSGDGFGDGSGEKAGAPSGVLLDVTAGLAPGDRVVTNPAPDLADGDRLAAQG; this is translated from the coding sequence GTGCTGTTTGGCATCACGTTGCCGCTGGCCGGGTGCGGCGAATCGCCCCCAGTCGCTTCGGCACCGCGCACGGTGCAGGCGGAAACGGTGGTGCTGGCCGCGCGTGAGGCCGTGACCTGTCGTGCCTTTGCGGCCACGGTACGTGCCCGCCGGGTGGTAACGCTGGCGGCCAAGGGCGCGGGCGCTGTGGGGGCGGTGTATGCCGAGGAAGGGGCGTTGCTGGCCCCCGGTGCCCCCATATTGCAGGTGGACGACACGGAACTGGCCGAGCGCGTGGCCGCCACCCGGTCGGAACGGCAGGCGGCGGAGCGCCAGCGCGACGCGGCGGCGGCCCGGCTGGCCTATGCCGCCGCCAATCTTGTCCGCACGACCGAACTGGTCCGCACCGGCGGCGTCAGCCGCGACGACTTCGACCGGGCCATCGCCGAGCATGGCGCCCTGCGCGAGGAGACCGCCGCGCTGGAGGGCCGCATTGTTGCCCTGCGCCATCAGGAGCGCGAACTGGAAGCAACGCGCGGCTACAGCCGCCTGACCAGCCCGGTGCGCGGGGTGCTGGCGCGCCGCCTGGCCGATGCGGGCACCTTCGTGGCTGCCGGGCAGGCCCTGGCGCAGGTGGACGACCTTTCCGGTCCCGTGGACCTGGTGGCCGCCGTGGACGAGGGACTGCTGCCGCTGGTGCGCCAGGACCAGCCCGTGCTGGTGGAGGTGCCCGCCCTCACGTCCGTTCCGGTACCCGCCCCGGCGGCAGGGTCCCCTCAGCTTTCCGCTCCCCCGCAGTCCGTGCGGGACGCTCGCGTGGCCGCCGTGGTGACTTCGGTGGACGCGGCCACCCGCACCTTCACCCTCAAGGCGCAATTGCCGCAGGACATGGTGCGGGCGGGCGCGCGTACCGGCATGTTCGGTCGGGTGCTGCTGTCTACCGGTCATGCATCGCGCCTGCTGCTGCCCGCCGCCGCCGTGGTGCGGCGCGGTGATCTGGATGTGGTCTTCGTGGCGGACGCGGGCGGCGTGCTGCGGCTGCGCCCGGTGCGGCTGGGCCAGCGCTGGCACGGGCTGGAACGGACGGACGGACTGTGGCTGCTGCCCCTGCCATCGGGTGACGGGTTCGGTGATGGGTCAGGTGAGAAAGCGGGCGCACCTTCGGGCGTGCTGCTGGACGTGACGGCGGGCCTTGCCCCCGGCGACCGCGTGGTGACCAATCCTGCCCCCGATCTGGCCGACGGCGACCGGCTGGCCGCGCAAGGGTAG
- the lpxB gene encoding lipid-A-disaccharide synthase, protein MTVTPQPSLHQAEAAVSGATSGAASGVASGAASGAAPGTPPRTVWINAGELSGDMHGGRLLEALRRRDPALRCIGMGGPHLREAGQDAILRVEDLSVMGITEVLGYLPRILGMLRRIKAELAARRPDAVVLIDAPEFNFRIARAAHALGIPVHYYISPKIWAWRTGRVNFIRRHIRRMICILPFEVEFYRHHGMDVDYVGNPLLDMMDWQRLDAIAPVPGRIGLMPGSRRKEIEALMPEYGKAARLLLESRPGLSFHCVRAPNVTEDALRALWPADVPLTIESPDDRYATLRTCQLLLAASGTATLETALLGVPTLVAYRVSPFSYWLGKRLVKVQWVSLPNLVLNREVFPELLQENADGAVLAHHALRWLGTPGELDRVRADLADLRRRCGPPGAADAAARIILEEMAAPPVRT, encoded by the coding sequence ATGACGGTCACCCCCCAGCCTTCCCTGCACCAAGCCGAAGCTGCCGTGTCCGGCGCAACCTCCGGAGCAGCGTCCGGCGTAGCGTCTGGCGCAGCGTCCGGTGCTGCCCCCGGCACCCCGCCGCGCACCGTGTGGATCAACGCCGGTGAACTTTCCGGCGACATGCACGGCGGCCGACTGCTGGAAGCCCTGCGCCGCCGCGATCCGGCGTTGCGCTGCATCGGCATGGGCGGCCCGCACCTGCGCGAGGCCGGGCAGGATGCCATCTTGCGGGTGGAAGACCTGTCCGTGATGGGCATTACCGAGGTGTTGGGCTACCTGCCGCGCATCCTCGGCATGCTGCGCCGCATCAAGGCGGAACTGGCCGCGCGCAGGCCCGACGCCGTGGTGCTCATCGACGCGCCGGAATTCAACTTCCGCATCGCCAGGGCCGCCCACGCACTGGGCATTCCGGTGCATTACTACATCAGCCCCAAGATCTGGGCGTGGCGCACCGGGCGGGTCAACTTCATCCGCCGTCACATCCGCCGGATGATCTGCATCCTGCCCTTCGAGGTGGAGTTCTACCGCCACCACGGCATGGACGTGGACTACGTGGGCAACCCGCTGCTGGACATGATGGACTGGCAGCGGCTGGACGCCATCGCCCCCGTGCCGGGGCGCATCGGCCTGATGCCCGGCAGCCGCCGCAAGGAGATCGAGGCGCTGATGCCGGAATACGGCAAGGCCGCCCGGCTGCTGCTGGAAAGTCGCCCCGGCCTGTCCTTTCACTGTGTGCGCGCCCCCAACGTGACCGAGGACGCCTTGCGCGCCCTGTGGCCCGCCGACGTGCCCCTGACCATCGAATCGCCGGACGACCGCTACGCCACCCTGCGCACCTGCCAGCTGCTGCTGGCCGCGTCCGGCACGGCCACGCTGGAAACGGCCCTGCTGGGCGTGCCCACGCTGGTGGCCTACCGGGTGTCGCCGTTCTCGTACTGGCTGGGCAAGCGGCTGGTGAAGGTCCAGTGGGTCAGCCTGCCCAACCTTGTGCTGAACCGCGAGGTGTTCCCCGAACTGTTGCAGGAGAACGCCGACGGCGCCGTGCTGGCCCACCATGCCTTGCGCTGGCTGGGCACCCCCGGCGAACTGGACCGCGTGCGCGCCGACCTTGCCGACCTGCGCCGCCGCTGCGGACCGCCCGGAGCCGCCGACGCCGCCGCGCGGATCATTCTGGAAGAGATGGCCGCCCCGCCTGTTCGCACCTGA
- the rfbD gene encoding dTDP-4-dehydrorhamnose reductase, translating into MSPRPKALVLGGRTGLLGQALVRVLRESGWDALPTGRDDVNVLDSGALASFIERAEPAVIFNTVAWTQVDLAEEREEDATRLNRQLPTCLARMVRGTSMHLVHFSTDFVFSGRKGAPYTPEDTPDPASVYGATKLAGEQAVLQQCPDNACVVRTSWLFGPGRRNFVKVILDICHDNGEARVVHDQIGSPTYTLDLAAGSVKLAELRATGIFHVANAGQASWCELASEAVNLAGLPCKVHAIASRDYPQKAQRPPFSVLDTARFTQVTGITPRPWPQALRDYIYKECLPALHDA; encoded by the coding sequence GTGAGCCCGCGCCCCAAGGCGCTGGTGCTCGGCGGCAGGACCGGGCTGCTCGGCCAGGCCCTGGTGCGCGTGCTGCGCGAATCGGGCTGGGACGCCCTGCCCACCGGGCGCGACGACGTGAACGTGCTCGATTCCGGGGCGCTGGCCTCGTTCATCGAACGCGCCGAGCCCGCCGTGATCTTCAACACCGTGGCCTGGACCCAGGTGGACCTGGCCGAAGAGCGCGAGGAAGACGCCACCCGCCTGAACCGCCAACTGCCCACCTGCCTCGCGCGCATGGTGCGCGGCACGTCCATGCACCTCGTGCACTTCAGCACCGATTTCGTGTTCAGCGGCAGGAAGGGCGCGCCCTACACGCCGGAAGACACGCCCGACCCCGCGTCCGTCTACGGCGCGACCAAGCTGGCCGGTGAACAGGCCGTACTGCAACAGTGCCCGGACAACGCCTGCGTGGTGCGCACATCCTGGCTGTTCGGGCCGGGGCGCCGCAATTTCGTCAAGGTCATCCTGGACATCTGCCACGACAATGGCGAGGCCCGCGTGGTGCACGACCAGATCGGCTCGCCCACCTACACCCTGGATCTGGCGGCGGGCAGCGTGAAGCTGGCCGAACTGCGGGCCACCGGCATCTTCCACGTGGCCAACGCCGGGCAGGCCAGCTGGTGCGAGTTGGCGTCCGAGGCGGTGAACCTGGCCGGGCTGCCCTGCAAGGTGCACGCGATCGCTTCGCGCGATTATCCGCAAAAGGCCCAGCGCCCGCCCTTCTCGGTGCTGGACACCGCGCGCTTCACCCAGGTGACCGGCATCACCCCGCGCCCCTGGCCGCAGGCCCTGCGCGACTACATCTACAAGGAATGCCTGCCCGCCCTGCACGACGCCTGA
- the galE gene encoding UDP-glucose 4-epimerase GalE, whose amino-acid sequence MGETPICNVLVCGGAGYIGSHMVRALVARGCTPVIFDNLSTGHADAVDAAAPDCGLVRGDLLDRQALRRVFAEHSIDAVMHFSARSLVGESVREPALYYANNVTGTLNLLDAMREAGVLRLVFSSTAAVYGNPVTERIAETHPLAPVNPYGASKLMVERMLADHATAYGLRSVALRYFNAAGADRAGGIGESHSPETHLIPNILRAVLGTGPALTVFGSDYDTPDGTCVRDYIHVNDLCDAHLAALDRLLAAPVGTAALQDGLTAEPGKQGALHYNLGNGQGFTVRQVIDAAARVTGREVPFTVGPRRDGDPARLVADSTLAGRELGWTPKVTDIREIIETAWAWHSDQKY is encoded by the coding sequence ATGGGCGAAACACCCATTTGCAACGTGCTGGTCTGCGGCGGTGCGGGCTACATTGGCTCGCACATGGTGCGGGCGCTGGTGGCGCGCGGCTGCACGCCCGTGATCTTTGACAATCTTTCCACCGGCCATGCCGACGCCGTGGATGCCGCCGCCCCCGATTGCGGCCTGGTGCGCGGCGACCTGCTGGACCGCCAGGCCCTGCGCCGGGTGTTCGCCGAACACAGCATCGACGCGGTGATGCACTTTTCCGCCCGCAGCCTGGTGGGCGAATCGGTGCGCGAACCCGCACTGTACTACGCCAACAACGTCACCGGCACCCTGAACCTGCTGGACGCCATGCGCGAGGCGGGCGTGCTGCGGCTGGTGTTCTCGTCCACGGCGGCGGTGTACGGCAACCCGGTTACCGAGCGCATCGCCGAGACGCATCCGCTGGCCCCGGTGAACCCCTACGGCGCGTCCAAGCTGATGGTGGAACGCATGCTGGCCGACCATGCCACGGCCTACGGGCTGCGCTCCGTGGCGCTGCGCTACTTCAACGCCGCAGGGGCGGACCGGGCGGGCGGCATCGGCGAATCGCATTCACCGGAAACGCACCTCATCCCCAACATCCTGCGCGCGGTGCTGGGCACGGGGCCCGCGCTCACCGTGTTCGGCAGCGACTACGACACCCCGGACGGCACCTGCGTGCGCGATTACATCCACGTCAACGACCTGTGCGACGCGCACCTGGCCGCATTGGACAGGCTGCTGGCCGCCCCCGTGGGCACGGCGGCGCTGCAGGACGGGCTGACGGCGGAACCAGGTAAGCAGGGCGCGCTGCACTACAACCTCGGCAACGGGCAGGGGTTCACCGTGCGGCAGGTCATCGACGCGGCGGCGCGGGTGACCGGGCGCGAGGTGCCCTTTACCGTGGGGCCGCGCCGTGATGGCGACCCGGCCCGACTGGTGGCGGACAGCACGCTGGCGGGCAGGGAACTGGGCTGGACCCCGAAGGTTACCGACATCCGCGAGATCATCGAAACCGCCTGGGCTTGGCATAGCGACCAGAAGTACTAG
- the rfbB gene encoding dTDP-glucose 4,6-dehydratase, whose product MRLLVTGGCGFIGTNFVRLVIDHRPDVTVVNLDKLTYAGNPLNLADVEQTHGGTRYFFEHADIADADAVRRILAQHRIDAVVNFAAETHVDRSIDDPAPFVLTNVLGTQTLLTAARGAGITRFVHVSTDEVYGTLGPEGSFTESTPLAPNSPYSASKAGGDLMARAFHETYGYPVVITRCSNNYGPYQFPEKLIPLMIGRAGRDEALPVYGDGLNVRDWIHVDDHCRGVLLALEKGRPGAVYNFGGAAERPNIEVVRAILRLVGKPESLIRHVTDRPGHDRRYSMDFSLAAQELGYTPEYDFERGLAETVAWYRDNAAWLESVASGAYREFMQRWYGERL is encoded by the coding sequence ATGCGTCTACTCGTCACGGGCGGTTGCGGCTTCATCGGCACCAACTTCGTCCGTCTCGTCATCGACCACCGCCCCGACGTCACGGTGGTCAACCTCGACAAGCTGACCTACGCGGGCAACCCGCTGAATCTCGCCGACGTGGAGCAAACCCACGGCGGCACCCGCTATTTCTTCGAACACGCCGACATCGCCGACGCGGACGCGGTGCGCCGCATCCTTGCGCAGCACCGCATCGACGCGGTGGTCAACTTTGCGGCGGAAACCCACGTGGACCGCTCCATCGACGATCCCGCGCCCTTCGTGCTCACCAACGTGCTGGGCACGCAGACCCTGCTCACCGCCGCGCGCGGGGCCGGAATTACCCGCTTCGTCCACGTTTCCACGGACGAGGTGTACGGCACCCTGGGGCCGGAGGGCAGCTTCACCGAATCCACCCCGCTGGCCCCCAACAGCCCCTACTCCGCCTCCAAGGCGGGGGGCGACCTGATGGCCCGCGCCTTTCACGAAACCTACGGCTATCCGGTGGTCATCACCCGTTGCTCCAACAACTACGGCCCCTACCAGTTCCCCGAAAAGCTCATCCCGCTGATGATCGGCCGGGCCGGGCGCGACGAAGCCCTGCCCGTGTACGGTGACGGCCTGAACGTGCGCGACTGGATCCACGTGGACGATCACTGCCGGGGGGTGCTGCTGGCGTTGGAAAAGGGGCGCCCCGGTGCGGTCTACAACTTCGGCGGTGCGGCGGAACGCCCCAACATAGAGGTGGTGCGCGCCATCCTGCGCCTGGTGGGCAAGCCGGAAAGCCTGATCCGCCACGTTACCGACCGCCCCGGCCACGACCGCCGCTACTCCATGGATTTTTCTCTGGCGGCGCAGGAACTTGGCTATACCCCGGAATACGACTTCGAGCGTGGGCTGGCCGAAACCGTGGCCTGGTACCGGGACAACGCGGCATGGCTTGAAAGCGTGGCCTCGGGGGCGTACAGGGAGTTCATGCAACGCTGGTACGGAGAACGATTGTGA
- a CDS encoding efflux RND transporter permease subunit, whose protein sequence is MHDDPHSPPPSSPPSLPAPSHGHGLLGAITGALVDSRLVPLLILGALLLGITAILLTPSEEEPQIIVPMIDIHVRMPGATPAEVETRVVGPMEKLLWEIPGVEYVYSTSMDGEAMAIVRFKVGEDPERSLIRTYGKLYQHLDWIPPGCSQPLLKPRSIDDVPVMALTFASATRGARDLRAVALLVNDAVRALPGVAQTSITGGLRREVAVQPDPQRLRAVGLDLAGLAQALGARNQAALAGEMVAGGHAFSVRLDGFLRTPQEVAETVVAVADGRPVLLRDVAAISDEQPEPDQYVFAAAGPAAHLKKIGLPQGRMLPAVTLSVAKRPGVNAHDLTLAVRKVVDDRRGVDIPPDVEVLVTRDYGATAQAKADELLEHLLLAAVSVGGIVALFLGLRASVVVMVAVPVTLAVTLATYYLLGYTLNRVTLFALIFCIGILVDDPIVDVENIVRHLRLPGNDKRPLRTVVVEAVNEVRAPLVLATFTVIAAIMPMAFVGGLMGPYMRPMPVGASVAMLLSMAVAFGITPWTARHVLRPGGSEQGHGHGHGEGPEDWGTRQYRRLMGMLLHAPHRRWLFLGGVTALLVLACSLVPLRAVMVKMLPFDNKSEFQVVVDMPTGTPLEATARAAADMADVLLSMPEVTDCQVYAGTAAPFTFSGLIRHYYLRAGQEMADVQVNLADKGQRKAASHDIAKRARELLAKVAARHGARIKVVEVPPGPPVLQTLVAEIYGPDEAGRLRVAEQVKGVFAATPSVVDVDWYVSDPRREQRIVIEPDKAALAGVSPERALQVVQAAIGGVTAGLLHDPDAREDVPVVVRLPRERRAVPPDLAALHVSADAGRGGAQVPLSAFARIEERIQPRAIYHKNLQPVVYVTADMAGAEESPPYAMARIDAALRELGDKGEGAWQRHTGARLDTLYTRQPESQRGFSLKWDGEWQITYEVFRDMGVAFAAVMVLVYMLTVGWFGSYTTPIAIMSPIPLSLIGIIPAHAALGAFFTATSMIGFIAGAGIVVRNSIILVDFIELRRAEGAPLDVAVVEAGAVRFRPMLLTALSVVAGAFVILFDPIFQGLAISLLAGEVAATVFSRMVVPVLYYLDQHRRNPAGG, encoded by the coding sequence ATGCACGACGATCCTCATTCCCCGCCCCCGTCATCCCCCCCGTCATTGCCCGCACCCTCGCACGGGCACGGCCTGCTCGGCGCCATCACCGGCGCGCTGGTGGATTCGCGGCTGGTGCCGCTGCTGATCCTGGGCGCGCTGCTGCTGGGCATCACGGCCATTCTGCTGACCCCCAGCGAGGAAGAACCGCAGATCATCGTGCCCATGATCGACATCCACGTGCGCATGCCGGGGGCCACCCCGGCGGAAGTGGAGACGCGCGTGGTCGGCCCCATGGAAAAGCTGCTGTGGGAGATTCCCGGCGTGGAGTACGTCTACTCCACCTCCATGGACGGCGAGGCCATGGCCATCGTGCGCTTCAAGGTGGGGGAAGACCCGGAGCGCAGCCTTATCCGCACCTATGGCAAGCTGTACCAGCATCTGGACTGGATACCCCCCGGCTGTTCGCAGCCCCTGCTGAAGCCCCGCTCCATCGACGACGTGCCGGTGATGGCCCTGACCTTCGCCAGCGCCACGCGCGGCGCGCGCGACCTGCGGGCCGTGGCCCTGCTGGTGAACGACGCGGTGCGTGCCCTGCCAGGCGTGGCCCAGACCAGCATCACCGGCGGCCTGCGGCGCGAGGTGGCCGTGCAGCCCGACCCGCAGCGGTTGCGTGCCGTGGGGCTGGACTTGGCCGGGCTGGCGCAGGCGCTGGGCGCGCGCAATCAGGCCGCGCTGGCGGGCGAAATGGTGGCGGGCGGGCACGCCTTTTCCGTGCGGCTGGACGGTTTTCTGCGCACCCCGCAAGAGGTGGCCGAAACCGTGGTGGCCGTGGCGGACGGACGCCCCGTGCTGCTGCGCGACGTGGCCGCCATCAGCGACGAGCAGCCGGAGCCGGACCAGTACGTGTTTGCCGCCGCAGGCCCCGCCGCGCACCTCAAGAAGATCGGCCTGCCACAGGGACGCATGCTGCCCGCCGTCACCCTGTCCGTGGCCAAGCGGCCCGGCGTCAACGCGCACGACCTGACCCTTGCGGTGCGCAAGGTGGTGGACGACCGGCGCGGGGTGGACATTCCGCCCGACGTGGAGGTGCTGGTCACCCGCGACTACGGGGCCACGGCGCAGGCCAAGGCCGACGAACTGCTGGAACACCTGCTGCTGGCCGCCGTTTCGGTGGGGGGTATCGTGGCGCTGTTCCTGGGGCTGCGGGCCAGCGTGGTGGTGATGGTGGCGGTGCCGGTGACCCTGGCGGTCACCCTGGCCACCTACTACCTGCTGGGCTACACCCTGAACCGGGTCACCCTGTTCGCGCTCATCTTCTGCATCGGGATACTGGTGGACGACCCCATCGTGGACGTGGAGAACATCGTCCGCCATCTGCGCCTGCCGGGCAACGACAAGCGCCCCCTGCGCACCGTGGTGGTGGAGGCGGTGAACGAGGTGCGCGCCCCGCTGGTGCTGGCCACGTTCACGGTCATCGCGGCCATCATGCCCATGGCCTTCGTGGGCGGGTTGATGGGGCCGTACATGCGGCCCATGCCGGTGGGGGCATCGGTGGCCATGCTGCTGTCCATGGCCGTGGCCTTCGGCATCACCCCGTGGACGGCGCGGCACGTGCTGCGCCCCGGCGGCAGCGAGCAAGGGCATGGACACGGGCATGGCGAGGGGCCGGAGGACTGGGGCACTCGCCAGTACCGCCGCCTGATGGGCATGCTGCTGCACGCCCCGCATCGGCGCTGGCTGTTCCTGGGCGGCGTGACCGCGCTGCTGGTGCTGGCCTGTTCGCTGGTGCCGCTGCGGGCGGTGATGGTCAAGATGCTGCCCTTCGACAACAAGAGCGAATTCCAGGTGGTGGTGGACATGCCCACGGGCACCCCGCTGGAGGCCACTGCCCGCGCCGCCGCCGACATGGCCGACGTGCTGTTGTCCATGCCGGAGGTGACCGACTGCCAGGTCTACGCGGGCACCGCCGCGCCGTTCACCTTCAGCGGGCTGATCCGCCACTACTACCTGCGCGCCGGGCAGGAAATGGCCGACGTGCAGGTGAACCTGGCGGACAAGGGCCAGCGCAAGGCCGCCAGCCACGACATCGCCAAGCGGGCGCGGGAACTGCTGGCTAAGGTGGCCGCGCGCCACGGGGCGCGCATCAAGGTGGTGGAGGTGCCCCCCGGACCTCCGGTGCTGCAAACGCTGGTGGCGGAAATCTACGGGCCGGACGAGGCCGGGCGGCTGCGCGTGGCGGAACAGGTGAAGGGCGTGTTTGCCGCGACGCCCAGCGTGGTGGACGTGGACTGGTACGTCAGCGACCCGCGCCGCGAGCAGCGCATCGTCATCGAGCCGGACAAGGCGGCGCTGGCAGGGGTGTCGCCCGAACGGGCGCTCCAGGTGGTGCAGGCGGCCATCGGCGGGGTGACCGCAGGCCTGCTGCACGACCCGGACGCGCGCGAGGACGTGCCGGTGGTGGTGCGCCTGCCGCGCGAGCGCCGGGCCGTACCGCCCGACCTTGCCGCCCTGCACGTGTCGGCGGATGCCGGACGCGGCGGCGCGCAGGTGCCGCTTTCCGCCTTTGCCCGCATCGAGGAACGCATCCAGCCGCGTGCCATCTATCACAAGAATCTGCAACCGGTGGTCTACGTCACCGCCGACATGGCCGGGGCGGAAGAAAGCCCCCCCTACGCCATGGCCCGCATCGACGCGGCCCTGCGCGAACTGGGCGACAAGGGCGAGGGCGCATGGCAGCGCCACACCGGGGCGCGGCTGGACACCCTGTACACCCGCCAGCCGGAATCGCAGCGCGGGTTCAGCCTGAAATGGGACGGTGAATGGCAGATCACCTACGAGGTGTTCCGTGACATGGGTGTGGCCTTCGCCGCCGTCATGGTGCTGGTGTACATGCTCACGGTGGGGTGGTTCGGCTCGTACACCACGCCCATCGCCATCATGTCGCCCATACCGCTTTCGCTCATCGGCATCATTCCGGCGCACGCGGCGCTGGGGGCGTTCTTTACTGCCACGTCCATGATCGGGTTCATCGCCGGGGCGGGCATCGTGGTGCGCAATTCCATCATTCTTGTGGACTTCATCGAACTGCGCCGGGCAGAGGGCGCGCCGCTGGACGTGGCGGTGGTGGAAGCCGGGGCGGTGCGCTTCCGGCCCATGCTGCTGACGGCGCTGTCGGTGGTGGCCGGGGCCTTCGTCATCCTGTTCGACCCCATCTTTCAGGGGCTGGCCATCTCGCTGCTGGCGGGCGAGGTGGCGGCCACGGTGTTTTCGCGCATGGTGGTGCCGGTGCTGTACTACCTCGACCAGCATCGCAGGAACCCGGCGGGCGGGTAG